A part of Cotesia glomerata isolate CgM1 linkage group LG4, MPM_Cglom_v2.3, whole genome shotgun sequence genomic DNA contains:
- the LOC123264476 gene encoding uncharacterized protein LOC123264476: MRCRYKGKLTKKNIAQWKKNVIASNKARKKNKENAENTNFIELSGRRLVDLKLLDNELWCKPCKQALRLRNSVNELKNGLASTFQVKCETCGNMYPVNISTIEKNSKTRPTYTVNSKVVVGVIESGNGNTHLNKILSAAEVPVMHSTVFKRHEKKVGAAIELIANESCLENLKAEREMTIEKEGYGLE, encoded by the exons ATGCGTTGTCGTTACAAAggaaaattaactaaaaaaaatatagctcagtggaaaaaaaatgtgattgcGAGCAATAaagctcgaaaaaaaaataaggaaaatgCCGAAAATACAAACTTTATTG AACTAAGTGGACGACGATTAGtagacttaaaattattagataatgAGTTGTGGTGTAAACCTTGCAAGCAGGCTTTGCGTCTCCGTAATTCAgtgaatgaattaaaaaatggattagCAAGTACTTTTCAAGTTAAGTGTGAAACTTGCGGGAATATGTACCCAGTAAACATTTCaacaatcgaaaaaaattcaaaaaccaGGCCTACGTATACAGTAAACTCGAAGGTGGTGGTTGGTGTTATTGAGAGTGGTAATGGAAACACTcatctcaataaaattttatcagctgCAGAAGTACCTGTCATGCATTCAACAGTCTTCAAACGTCATGAGAAAAAAGTTGGAGCTGCAATCGAACTAATAGCGAATGAAAGCTGTTTGGAAAATTTGAAAGCAGAGAGGGAGATGACTATTGAAAAGGAAGGGTATGGTTTGgaataa